One Gloeobacter morelensis MG652769 DNA window includes the following coding sequences:
- a CDS encoding Uma2 family endonuclease, producing MSEEAIVQDDKPLAIDEHGEPVPDVTVVVPDPEGDYYSTRHPDPDDILLVVAVADSSFDKNLGTKKTMYTRAEIREYWILELNARRLHRFSEPRDGDFRNVEVLDENSRVSPVAFPALSVGFRICCPGKSRSSYIKNHALCNERKVRGLLPKSLTG from the coding sequence GTGTCGGAGGAAGCGATTGTCCAGGACGACAAGCCCCTCGCCATAGACGAGCACGGCGAGCCTGTACCGGATGTGACCGTCGTGGTGCCGGATCCTGAGGGCGATTATTATTCCACCCGTCACCCCGATCCGGACGACATTCTGCTGGTGGTGGCAGTGGCGGATTCGAGCTTCGACAAAAACCTCGGAACCAAAAAAACGATGTACACCCGCGCCGAAATTCGCGAGTACTGGATCTTGGAATTGAACGCCCGCCGGTTGCACCGCTTTAGCGAACCCCGCGACGGCGATTTCCGAAACGTCGAGGTCTTGGACGAAAATAGCCGCGTCTCGCCGGTTGCTTTTCCCGCTCTGAGCGTAGGATTCAGGATCTGTTGTCCAGGAAAAAGTAGAAGCAGCTATATAAAAAACCACGCACTTTGCAACGAGCGCAAGGTGCGTGGCTTGTTACCAAAAAGCTTGACGGGGTGA
- a CDS encoding IS4 family transposase, producing MLPLFYQHLLKERLAYDQVIFLQLLVHTLQRQQHLCIQRLAEALPLTIKTDSRRKAIQRFLLLPKLNIWHLWLPLLALIIQRFADNPHRLILAIDRTNWYKYNLLMVALIWQKRAIPIYWRLLNHDGNSSLAERRSVLRPVFRFFCSKSIVVLGDREFGSVDFARWLQAENVAYCLRLKQSEWLRYSEEAPWRCLANIHLEPGQTLWYKGVTLVKKKRFGPVNIVGKLGFQPGSRKPYHEPWWLLTNLATPQEAIAWYRCRWGIEEMFRDCKSGGYNLEKLRVEPRRFKRLLLVLAVAMSVSVLRGQRLKAQGVEKYVSRVSERGRSIRRRSTFAAGLHSEVWLEGMASCQSLVEQLMDMRKKWRQRYREGQRAVMLLQSTS from the coding sequence ATGTTGCCTCTATTCTACCAACACTTGCTCAAAGAGCGACTTGCCTACGACCAGGTCATCTTCCTTCAGCTGCTTGTCCATACTCTACAACGTCAACAGCACCTCTGCATCCAACGACTGGCCGAGGCGCTTCCCCTGACGATCAAGACCGACAGCAGGCGCAAAGCCATCCAACGCTTTCTGCTGCTTCCCAAACTCAACATCTGGCACCTCTGGCTGCCCTTGCTTGCCCTGATTATCCAACGCTTTGCCGATAATCCTCATCGCCTTATCCTTGCTATCGACCGCACCAACTGGTACAAGTACAATCTGCTGATGGTTGCTCTTATCTGGCAAAAACGCGCCATCCCCATTTACTGGAGGCTACTGAACCATGACGGCAATTCCAGTTTGGCTGAGCGCAGAAGTGTGCTTCGGCCTGTTTTCCGATTTTTCTGCTCCAAATCGATTGTGGTCCTCGGGGACCGCGAGTTCGGTTCTGTCGATTTCGCCCGGTGGCTCCAGGCGGAAAACGTCGCTTACTGTCTGCGGTTGAAGCAAAGCGAGTGGTTGCGGTACTCCGAGGAAGCACCCTGGCGATGCCTGGCGAATATCCATCTTGAACCTGGACAAACTCTTTGGTACAAAGGGGTGACTCTGGTCAAGAAGAAGCGATTCGGGCCGGTGAACATCGTTGGTAAACTCGGATTCCAACCTGGCAGTAGAAAGCCGTACCACGAACCGTGGTGGCTGTTGACTAACCTGGCAACACCGCAAGAGGCTATTGCCTGGTACCGTTGTCGCTGGGGCATCGAGGAGATGTTTCGAGATTGCAAAAGCGGCGGTTACAATCTGGAGAAGTTGCGGGTGGAGCCACGGCGCTTCAAGCGACTGTTATTGGTGCTTGCCGTGGCGATGAGTGTGTCGGTGTTGCGTGGACAACGCCTGAAGGCTCAAGGAGTAGAAAAGTACGTGTCGCGGGTGTCGGAGCGAGGTAGAAGTATTAGACGTCGCAGCACGTTTGCAGCCGGGTTGCACAGTGAAGTGTGGCTCGAAGGGATGGCGAGCTGCCAGTCACTGGTAGAGCAATTGATGGACATGCGTAAGAAATGGCGGCAACGATATCGCGAGGGTCAGCGGGCTGTGATGCTCTTGCAGTCCACTTCTTAG
- a CDS encoding PIN domain-containing protein yields the protein MRLLLDANVIFTAAHNPDGRAMGLFLLARLGRCTLLSSPHALEEARRNLLVKYPEKFAAFGQLVLEVTVVSEATAEEIAWATEQALPEKDAPILAAAVQARVDLLVTGDRTHFGHLYGKVLRGVEVVKPAQALARVMAE from the coding sequence GTGCGTCTGCTGCTCGATGCAAATGTGATCTTCACCGCAGCTCACAACCCCGACGGACGGGCGATGGGTTTGTTTCTCCTGGCGCGTCTCGGCCGCTGTACGCTTTTGAGTTCTCCCCACGCCCTGGAAGAAGCAAGGCGCAACCTTTTGGTGAAATACCCCGAGAAGTTCGCCGCTTTTGGGCAACTAGTCCTGGAGGTAACGGTGGTGTCCGAGGCGACGGCTGAGGAAATAGCCTGGGCTACAGAGCAAGCTCTGCCCGAGAAGGACGCTCCCATTCTTGCCGCCGCGGTGCAGGCGCGCGTCGATCTGCTGGTCACCGGCGACCGGACCCACTTCGGCCACCTCTACGGAAAAGTTTTGCGCGGAGTCGAGGTAGTCAAGCCAGCACAGGCCTTGGCGCGGGTGATGGCCGAGTAA
- a CDS encoding aldehyde dehydrogenase family protein has translation MSTPIRCLNYIDGQWQPAQSGEMLEDLNPADRREVVATFARSGAADVEAAVAAARKAYRGWRLVSAPTRAEIVFRIGEILRGRKEDLAQLMSREMGKTIVEARGDVQEAIDCAFYYAGEGRRLFGQTTPSEMDNKFAMSVRAPVGVCALITPWNFPVAIPCWKALPALVCGNTVILKPAEDTPACATALIDVFLEAGLPAGVANLVHGTGEEAGRALVAHPGVDLVSFTGSSVVGAEVASVCGRTHKRVCLEMGGKNAQIVMEDADLELALKGALWGAFGTTGQRCTATSRLILHRDIKQVFTEKLIEQARQLRLGPGTDPNTEVGPLINESQLSRVQRYIEIARQEGLKVLLGGGPARSEELAHGHFFEPTILDEVPPTSRLAREEVFGPVVVLMTIDSFEQAVELLNDTPYGLSSSVYTRDVNRAFRAIRDIEAGITYINGPTTGAEVHLPFGGVKQTGNGHREAGSAVLDVFSEWKTVYVDFSGQLQRAQIDNRS, from the coding sequence ATGTCCACACCCATCCGCTGCCTCAACTACATCGACGGCCAGTGGCAGCCCGCCCAATCAGGCGAGATGCTCGAAGATCTCAATCCTGCCGATCGCCGCGAGGTGGTGGCCACTTTTGCGCGCTCGGGGGCGGCTGATGTCGAAGCGGCCGTGGCCGCCGCCCGCAAAGCCTACAGAGGATGGCGGCTGGTGAGCGCCCCGACCAGAGCCGAGATTGTCTTTCGTATCGGCGAGATTCTGCGCGGGCGCAAAGAAGATCTGGCCCAACTGATGAGCCGCGAGATGGGTAAGACCATCGTCGAAGCGCGCGGCGATGTGCAGGAGGCGATCGACTGCGCCTTCTACTACGCCGGGGAAGGACGGCGGCTGTTTGGCCAGACCACCCCCTCCGAGATGGACAACAAGTTTGCGATGTCGGTGCGCGCTCCGGTGGGCGTGTGCGCCCTGATTACTCCCTGGAACTTTCCTGTCGCCATTCCCTGCTGGAAGGCCCTTCCGGCCCTCGTCTGCGGCAACACGGTGATCCTCAAGCCCGCCGAGGACACCCCCGCCTGCGCCACGGCCCTCATCGACGTCTTTCTAGAGGCGGGCTTGCCCGCCGGGGTGGCCAATCTCGTGCACGGCACCGGTGAGGAGGCGGGCCGGGCGCTGGTCGCCCACCCGGGGGTGGATCTGGTCTCTTTTACCGGTTCTTCAGTAGTGGGAGCGGAGGTGGCCTCGGTGTGTGGACGGACCCACAAGCGCGTCTGCCTGGAGATGGGGGGCAAGAACGCCCAGATCGTCATGGAGGACGCCGACCTTGAACTGGCCCTCAAAGGAGCGCTCTGGGGCGCCTTCGGCACCACCGGCCAGCGCTGCACCGCCACCAGCCGCCTGATCTTGCACCGCGACATCAAGCAGGTTTTTACCGAAAAGCTCATCGAGCAGGCCCGCCAACTGCGCCTCGGTCCCGGCACCGACCCAAATACCGAAGTCGGCCCGCTTATCAACGAAAGCCAACTGAGCCGCGTGCAACGGTACATCGAGATCGCCCGCCAGGAAGGACTCAAGGTTTTGCTCGGAGGGGGACCGGCTCGCTCCGAGGAACTGGCCCATGGCCACTTCTTTGAGCCCACGATCCTCGATGAAGTTCCCCCCACCAGCCGTCTGGCGCGCGAGGAAGTGTTCGGGCCGGTGGTGGTGCTGATGACCATAGATTCGTTCGAGCAAGCGGTGGAATTGCTCAACGACACGCCCTACGGGCTTTCTTCCTCGGTCTATACCCGCGACGTCAACCGGGCCTTCCGGGCCATCCGCGACATCGAGGCGGGGATCACCTACATCAATGGACCGACCACGGGGGCGGAGGTGCACCTGCCCTTTGGCGGCGTCAAGCAAACCGGCAACGGCCACCGCGAAGCCGGTAGCGCCGTACTCGACGTGTTTTCTGAGTGGAAGACCGTCTACGTCGATTTTTCCGGTCAACTGCAGCGCGCCCAGATCGACAACCGTTCGTGA
- the rodA gene encoding rod shape-determining protein RodA — MELAKLSWNSWLNSLYKLFRGFDGWLLLFAVLLLSTGVLTIFSTRPEGIEWKAQLGTGLVGIAWALFLSRLTYGWLQRWSWLIYSSACAMLLGVLFTGNSIKGAQRWIELGGIQLQPSEFAKLGVIIALAALIQRYPIRSFGQIWVVLGVLAVPFLLVFRQPDLGTALVFGAISLGMLYWGGARLGWLALVVSPLMAAILYAVWIPAWIVWVAAMAVVAWRELDWRWWGAIGAGAINLVAGGLGQVFWHLLKPYQQQRLVVFLDPSGDPLGSGYHILQSEIAIGAGGLWGRGIFQGTQTQLNFIPEQHTDFIFSALGEEWGFLGAVVLLGLFFCLFARLLIIAQNSADDFGSLLTIGVFTMLLFQTVVNIGMTIGLAPVTGIPLPFVTFGRSFLITCFTAIGLVESVALHRTKMVFPN; from the coding sequence ATGGAGCTGGCCAAACTTTCCTGGAACAGCTGGCTGAATTCGCTCTACAAGTTGTTTCGCGGCTTCGACGGCTGGTTGCTGCTTTTCGCGGTGCTGTTGTTGTCGACAGGGGTGCTGACCATCTTCAGCACCCGCCCGGAGGGCATCGAATGGAAAGCCCAGTTGGGAACGGGCCTGGTGGGCATCGCCTGGGCGCTGTTTTTGTCGCGGCTCACCTACGGCTGGCTGCAGCGCTGGAGCTGGCTGATTTATAGCTCCGCCTGCGCGATGCTTTTGGGGGTGCTCTTCACCGGCAACTCGATCAAGGGCGCCCAGCGGTGGATCGAACTGGGGGGTATCCAGCTGCAGCCGAGCGAATTTGCCAAATTGGGGGTGATCATCGCCCTCGCCGCCCTTATCCAGCGCTATCCCATCCGCAGCTTCGGCCAGATCTGGGTAGTGCTCGGGGTGCTGGCGGTGCCCTTTTTGCTGGTCTTCAGACAACCCGATCTGGGGACAGCCCTCGTCTTCGGCGCCATCAGCCTCGGCATGCTCTACTGGGGCGGGGCGCGGCTGGGCTGGTTGGCCCTCGTCGTCTCGCCGCTCATGGCCGCGATTTTGTACGCCGTCTGGATCCCGGCCTGGATTGTCTGGGTAGCGGCCATGGCGGTGGTCGCCTGGCGGGAGTTGGACTGGCGGTGGTGGGGGGCGATCGGCGCCGGGGCGATCAACCTGGTGGCCGGGGGACTGGGGCAGGTCTTCTGGCATCTGCTCAAGCCCTATCAGCAGCAGCGCCTCGTCGTCTTTCTCGATCCGAGCGGCGATCCGCTCGGCTCCGGTTATCACATTTTGCAATCGGAAATTGCGATCGGAGCGGGCGGTCTGTGGGGGCGCGGCATTTTTCAGGGTACCCAGACCCAGCTCAACTTTATCCCCGAGCAGCACACCGACTTTATCTTCTCGGCTCTGGGCGAAGAGTGGGGATTTCTGGGGGCGGTGGTGCTGTTGGGTTTGTTCTTTTGTTTGTTTGCCCGCCTGCTGATCATCGCCCAGAACTCCGCCGACGACTTCGGCTCGCTTTTGACCATCGGCGTGTTCACGATGCTGCTGTTTCAGACGGTGGTCAACATCGGCATGACCATCGGCCTGGCGCCGGTGACGGGCATTCCACTGCCATTTGTCACCTTCGGGCGCTCGTTTTTGATCACTTGCTTTACGGCAATCGGCCTGGTGGAGTCGGTGGCGCTGCACCGCACCAAGATGGTCTTTCCGAACTGA
- a CDS encoding TonB-dependent receptor plug domain-containing protein → MRWICSSLSLSAAWGLTVAPALAHTAQDLRETASLSATDLAAPLPEATLAQAGKPQSAPPEADLLDEVTVSATRRPTRERDTTATTYTVKREDFQALGARTVPDALALIPAFETQPALGGVRNARGLFLRGFDDARFQVLKDGLSLTRPSNGRNDLSRLPLADIDRIEVLTGGATLRYGAGAVGGVINLITETPAGAPKLTLAYEAGSYGNSTATAKYGGGDGTFHYLFTYTGLVAFNNYPFRFTLPNTALFYGPEAVTPDGTSLFGFLRPEVGPPLTLTGVADSAFNASDTYTGKLVWRPSAEHRFTLRASHQNSKNAGNGPGLYATGACFGGPGSGNATLETQTRFLPLDAAGRELPCDTQRYLVSTPSAAVAIPYAFARSADGTVTFAPGQSYPAAESAIGTIDFYITTFQSQTETAFFWDYELSPTASINSYAAYYRFTSPRTRPARFAVNTDVLGGETAFALGQLGSPFTEDSKLELQSALNTQISPGQTLAFGVNFIEDRSFQQQQRGSTFVDRAIARTSLFLIDDLRFGDQLAANLGVRYTDSTQFGAALTPAAGIRFSPSRTFSLRANWSQVFNAPNLSDLYTAGGVFVPNPDLRPETGITYDLGFDFTPASNLGLRFTYFNTTLDGAIATVFFRNPDSGDPNLFLQQQRNLDTRYASGLEVVGDWRMSDQWRLRLTWTNTDARFVGAVDSNDTRLFFAQYQDPNIPFNRVALAATYAHGGWSATLLGRYAGGRRRGEDYFGVPAYASVDLNFEIPVAPRFTLTGNLFNLTDTQYEYAAGIPAPGFTFRLGGRVELGG, encoded by the coding sequence GTGCGCTGGATCTGCTCTTCGTTATCTCTGAGCGCCGCCTGGGGACTCACCGTTGCCCCAGCCCTTGCCCACACCGCCCAGGATTTGCGCGAAACGGCTAGCCTAAGTGCTACGGACCTGGCCGCTCCGCTCCCGGAGGCCACCCTCGCCCAGGCCGGTAAACCGCAAAGCGCACCGCCCGAGGCGGACTTGCTCGACGAGGTGACGGTGAGCGCCACCCGCCGCCCGACCCGCGAGCGCGACACCACCGCCACCACCTACACCGTCAAGCGCGAGGACTTCCAGGCCCTGGGGGCCAGGACGGTCCCGGACGCCCTGGCCCTCATCCCCGCCTTCGAGACCCAACCGGCCCTGGGTGGGGTGCGCAACGCCCGGGGTCTGTTTTTGCGCGGTTTCGACGACGCCCGCTTCCAGGTACTCAAAGACGGCCTGTCGCTGACGCGCCCCTCCAACGGCCGCAACGATCTTTCGCGCCTCCCGCTGGCGGACATTGATCGCATCGAGGTCCTTACCGGCGGCGCCACACTGCGCTACGGCGCCGGGGCGGTGGGAGGCGTCATCAATCTGATCACCGAGACGCCCGCAGGAGCGCCCAAGCTCACCCTGGCCTACGAAGCGGGCTCCTACGGCAACAGCACCGCCACCGCCAAATACGGCGGCGGGGACGGTACTTTCCATTACCTGTTCACCTACACCGGCCTAGTCGCCTTCAACAACTACCCGTTTCGCTTCACCCTGCCCAATACAGCCCTGTTCTACGGCCCTGAAGCGGTCACCCCCGACGGCACCAGCCTCTTTGGCTTTTTGCGCCCCGAAGTCGGTCCGCCGCTCACGCTCACCGGTGTGGCCGATTCAGCCTTTAACGCGAGCGACACCTACACCGGCAAACTGGTCTGGCGGCCCTCCGCCGAACATCGCTTCACCCTGCGCGCCAGCCACCAGAACAGCAAAAATGCCGGCAACGGCCCTGGCCTCTACGCCACCGGCGCCTGCTTCGGCGGACCCGGCAGCGGCAACGCCACCCTCGAAACGCAAACCCGCTTCCTCCCCCTCGATGCGGCTGGCCGGGAGTTGCCCTGCGACACCCAGCGCTACCTGGTGAGTACTCCCAGTGCCGCCGTCGCCATCCCCTACGCCTTCGCGCGCTCCGCGGACGGCACGGTCACCTTTGCACCCGGCCAATCCTATCCGGCCGCCGAGAGCGCCATCGGCACCATCGACTTTTACATCACCACCTTCCAGTCGCAGACCGAGACGGCCTTTTTCTGGGACTACGAGTTGAGCCCGACCGCCTCGATCAACAGCTACGCCGCCTACTACCGCTTCACCAGCCCCCGCACCCGCCCCGCCCGCTTCGCGGTGAACACCGACGTGCTCGGGGGCGAGACGGCCTTTGCCCTGGGCCAGTTGGGATCGCCCTTTACCGAGGACAGCAAACTGGAACTGCAAAGCGCCCTCAACACCCAAATTTCCCCCGGCCAGACCCTTGCTTTTGGGGTGAATTTCATCGAGGATCGCTCGTTTCAGCAGCAACAGCGCGGCAGCACCTTTGTGGACCGGGCGATTGCGCGCACGTCGCTGTTTTTGATCGACGACCTTCGCTTTGGCGACCAGCTGGCGGCCAACCTGGGAGTGCGCTACACCGATTCGACCCAGTTCGGTGCGGCGCTCACCCCGGCAGCGGGCATCCGCTTCAGCCCCAGCCGCACCTTTTCGCTCAGAGCCAACTGGTCGCAGGTCTTCAACGCCCCGAACCTCTCGGATCTCTACACCGCCGGGGGTGTCTTTGTTCCCAACCCGGACCTCCGGCCCGAGACCGGCATCACCTACGATCTGGGCTTCGACTTCACGCCCGCGTCCAACCTGGGCTTGCGCTTCACTTACTTCAACACCACCCTGGACGGGGCCATCGCCACGGTCTTTTTTCGCAACCCCGACTCCGGCGATCCCAATCTGTTTTTGCAGCAGCAGCGCAACCTCGACACCCGCTACGCCTCGGGTCTCGAAGTGGTGGGCGATTGGCGGATGAGCGACCAGTGGCGTCTGCGCCTTACCTGGACCAACACCGACGCGCGCTTCGTCGGAGCGGTCGATTCGAACGATACGCGCCTATTTTTTGCCCAATACCAGGATCCAAACATCCCCTTCAACCGGGTGGCCCTCGCCGCCACCTACGCCCACGGCGGCTGGAGCGCGACGCTGTTGGGCCGCTACGCAGGCGGACGCCGCCGGGGCGAGGATTATTTTGGCGTACCGGCCTATGCGAGCGTCGATCTCAACTTCGAGATCCCGGTCGCCCCCCGCTTCACCCTCACCGGCAATCTGTTCAATCTCACCGACACCCAGTACGAATACGCGGCCGGTATCCCGGCCCCCGGATTCACCTTCCGTCTGGGCGGGCGCGTCGAGTTGGGCGGTTAA
- a CDS encoding IS4 family transposase, with protein sequence MMPAFYQTFFAHLLTARQSLFLHLLVATLQTHKQLALGKLSQALPLPITADSRKRALQRFLTLDKLNIFEAWFPLVLYLVLTHFSKTTTLKLAIDRTDWWHYNVLTVALVWHRHALPLNWTLLDHPGNSNLEDQQLLLSPVLSLLSAYRVVVLGDREFCSVKLANWLRSRKAGFCLRLKISEYIRQQGADFRSLKSLELQPGMSMFLGGVRVTKNRKNKGFEPFNIACIWKRKIRNMQPGEGWYILTDRPKLHEALELYADRWGIEVWHKDVKSCGYHLEEVRVSQERMMRVLLLASIAWSAAMLNGLQLERIGVDKYTGRVQEKQRRLRRHSPFRVGQYAWHWAQAVLGLGDWLDNLIDTCRNKARDYRRGLRAARLMLSVT encoded by the coding sequence ATGATGCCTGCATTCTACCAGACCTTCTTCGCACACCTGCTCACTGCGCGACAGTCTCTGTTTTTGCATTTGCTTGTCGCCACTTTGCAAACCCACAAACAGCTCGCCTTGGGCAAACTCTCCCAGGCACTGCCGCTGCCGATCACTGCCGACAGTCGCAAGCGCGCTCTCCAACGCTTTCTCACCCTCGACAAACTCAATATTTTCGAGGCTTGGTTCCCATTGGTTTTGTACCTGGTACTGACCCACTTTTCCAAGACAACCACACTCAAACTGGCGATCGACCGCACCGACTGGTGGCACTACAACGTGCTGACAGTGGCCCTGGTGTGGCATAGACATGCCTTGCCACTCAATTGGACCTTGCTCGACCATCCTGGCAACAGTAACCTCGAAGACCAACAACTGTTACTCTCACCGGTTCTGTCTCTACTTTCTGCCTATCGCGTCGTGGTGTTGGGGGACAGAGAGTTTTGCAGTGTCAAGCTGGCCAATTGGTTGCGCAGTCGAAAGGCCGGCTTTTGCTTGAGATTAAAAATCAGTGAATATATTCGACAACAAGGTGCAGACTTTCGCTCGCTAAAGTCTTTGGAACTACAACCTGGAATGTCGATGTTTCTTGGCGGAGTGCGCGTCACCAAAAATCGTAAAAACAAGGGATTCGAGCCGTTCAATATTGCTTGTATCTGGAAACGAAAAATCCGGAATATGCAACCGGGTGAAGGCTGGTATATTTTGACAGACCGGCCAAAGTTACACGAAGCACTTGAGCTGTATGCTGACCGTTGGGGAATCGAAGTTTGGCACAAAGACGTCAAATCCTGTGGCTACCATCTTGAAGAAGTACGCGTCAGTCAGGAACGGATGATGCGGGTACTGTTGTTAGCATCGATTGCCTGGAGTGCAGCGATGCTCAACGGTCTGCAACTGGAGCGAATAGGGGTGGACAAGTACACCGGCAGGGTTCAAGAAAAGCAGCGACGCTTGCGGCGTCACAGCCCTTTTCGGGTTGGCCAGTACGCTTGGCACTGGGCACAGGCGGTGCTGGGTTTGGGTGACTGGCTCGACAATTTGATAGACACCTGTAGGAACAAAGCCCGGGACTATCGACGCGGGTTGCGGGCTGCAAGGTTGATGCTGAGCGTCACGTAG
- a CDS encoding ISL3 family transposase has protein sequence MWRHSQKKDWDAVVRISIDEFGMRRGHDFKTVVSNIETGELLEVVDSHKQKEIIENLSRQASSVREAVEEVSIDMWGGFTKVVQQVFPNAVIVYDRFHVMRMVVSEVKKIARQCGIGKRKEQCCLLKNGKDLSVEESEKLEAALQRDKRLRQAYEYKEEFRLIYEESQTVEEGQRNLEAWLLKVRKVYGKVVQTISEHFEGICNYFISRSSSGVMEGINNRIKLIKRQGYGFTNFENLRLRLLACFTGKGSPSH, from the coding sequence ATGTGGCGGCACAGTCAAAAAAAAGACTGGGACGCAGTGGTACGCATAAGCATCGATGAGTTCGGCATGCGGCGAGGTCACGATTTCAAGACGGTCGTCAGCAATATTGAGACGGGCGAACTGCTGGAAGTGGTGGACAGCCATAAACAGAAGGAGATCATCGAAAACCTGTCAAGGCAAGCATCCTCGGTGCGTGAAGCGGTCGAGGAAGTGAGCATAGACATGTGGGGAGGATTTACGAAGGTTGTGCAGCAAGTGTTTCCGAATGCCGTGATTGTCTACGACCGATTTCACGTGATGCGGATGGTTGTGTCCGAGGTCAAAAAGATTGCCCGTCAGTGTGGCATTGGCAAACGCAAGGAGCAGTGCTGTTTGCTGAAGAATGGCAAGGACTTGAGTGTCGAGGAGAGTGAGAAGTTGGAGGCCGCTCTGCAGCGGGACAAGCGTTTGCGTCAGGCCTACGAATACAAAGAAGAATTTCGGTTAATTTATGAAGAGAGTCAGACAGTGGAAGAAGGACAGCGGAACTTGGAAGCATGGCTGCTGAAAGTTCGCAAGGTCTATGGGAAGGTGGTGCAGACGATTAGTGAGCATTTCGAGGGGATCTGCAACTATTTTATCAGTCGTTCGAGTAGCGGTGTAATGGAGGGAATCAACAATCGAATCAAGTTGATTAAGCGTCAAGGTTACGGCTTTACAAACTTTGAGAACCTGCGTCTGCGTCTGCTGGCCTGCTTTACGGGAAAAGGCTCCCCTTCACACTGA
- the folB gene encoding dihydroneopterin aldolase has product MADCIRLREIVCYGYSGVYAEERRLGQRFVVDAELHIDLRPAGTSDRLEDSLDYGALVTAVRQIVEERQFSLLEALAEAIARRLRQDARVQQVRVVVAKPQPPIPGFTGSVAVEIWR; this is encoded by the coding sequence ATGGCTGATTGCATCCGCTTGCGGGAGATCGTCTGCTACGGCTACAGCGGCGTCTACGCCGAGGAGCGCCGCCTCGGCCAGCGCTTCGTCGTCGATGCCGAGTTGCACATCGATCTGCGTCCCGCCGGAACCAGCGATCGCCTCGAAGACAGCCTCGACTACGGCGCTCTGGTGACGGCGGTGCGACAGATCGTCGAAGAGCGCCAGTTTTCGCTCCTCGAAGCGCTGGCCGAGGCGATTGCCCGGCGCCTGCGCCAGGATGCGCGCGTGCAGCAGGTGCGCGTCGTCGTCGCCAAACCCCAACCGCCCATCCCCGGTTTTACCGGCAGCGTCGCCGTCGAGATCTGGCGCTGA
- a CDS encoding helix-turn-helix domain-containing protein — translation MPHKIHLSADEDLALLALSQNSTVPSRVRQRAEALRLSARDWTVPRIAEFFHCHQQTIRETFQRWWDGGIEGLYEAPGRGGKSRCTQEDLACLEKRILEDEQTYNARQLSELLLAERGVSMSAVPLRRALKKMATSGNAHAKVLVERIQSSGRRGKNSSTSSKRRQKMVSSD, via the coding sequence ATGCCTCATAAGATCCATCTCTCTGCCGATGAAGACCTGGCCTTGCTCGCACTTTCTCAGAACAGTACGGTACCGTCTCGGGTTCGACAGCGGGCTGAAGCCCTCAGATTGTCCGCAAGAGATTGGACGGTACCTCGCATCGCAGAATTCTTCCATTGCCATCAGCAGACGATACGTGAGACGTTTCAGCGTTGGTGGGATGGTGGCATTGAAGGTCTTTATGAAGCTCCCGGTCGTGGCGGGAAATCAAGATGCACGCAAGAGGACTTGGCCTGTCTTGAGAAGCGCATTCTCGAAGACGAGCAAACGTACAACGCTCGGCAGTTGTCCGAGTTGCTTTTGGCGGAGCGCGGGGTCAGTATGTCCGCGGTGCCGCTGCGCAGGGCGCTAAAAAAAATGGCTACGTCTGGAAACGCACACGCAAAAGTCCTGGTGGAGCGGATCCAAAGCTCCGGCAGGAGAGGCAAAAACAGCTCGACGAGCTCAAAGCGTCGGCAGAAGATGGTTTCATCCGATTAA
- a CDS encoding helix-turn-helix domain-containing protein, which produces MGLEITELLELPNIYVESYSKTDKGWLLQLRPLSDGMRCPGCGRFIDRVHQAPKVIIRDLAILKRPVHLQIPRRQFHCPDCQRYATEQLEFVDWRRRHTRRFEQDVYERVQHSSLEQIAREEGISPEEVRGIFEHVAAQSKKRLGRSGTHKHR; this is translated from the coding sequence ATGGGCCTCGAAATCACCGAACTCCTCGAACTACCGAACATCTACGTCGAATCCTACTCCAAGACCGACAAGGGGTGGCTGTTGCAGTTGCGCCCTCTCAGTGACGGCATGCGTTGCCCTGGTTGTGGACGGTTCATTGACCGTGTCCATCAAGCACCAAAAGTAATCATTCGCGACTTGGCTATTCTCAAACGACCCGTCCATCTACAAATCCCCCGCCGTCAATTTCACTGTCCAGATTGCCAACGCTACGCCACCGAGCAATTGGAGTTTGTCGATTGGCGGCGGCGACATACTCGACGTTTTGAGCAGGATGTTTATGAACGGGTACAACACTCAAGCCTCGAACAGATTGCCCGCGAAGAAGGGATCAGCCCGGAGGAAGTGCGCGGCATATTTGAGCATGTGGCGGCACAGTCAAAAAAAAGACTGGGACGCAGTGGTACGCATAAGCATCGATGA